From one Lotus japonicus ecotype B-129 chromosome 3, LjGifu_v1.2 genomic stretch:
- the LOC130745053 gene encoding E3 ubiquitin-protein ligase ATL41-like, which produces MAILLSFMIILMLLVVPGRTSYIIAIVYFSVLILSCCGIPSLIFAAAKDAWLWLRERNNPHGGAPQLQHDQREQQQHNRHGAVALQLHGREQYNNDRHGAAALQVHIGERVQIARVGMRGLPSVKSFQRGVDIENGSQSECAICVEEFKDGESVQPFGVCVHVFHVFCIQSWLYGGKTTCPVYRKDLSITI; this is translated from the coding sequence ATGGCCATTTTACTTTCTTTCATGATAATTCTCATGCTCCTGGTAGTACCTGGGAGGACTTCATATATTATTGCTATCGTGTACTTCTCTGTACTCATCTTAAGTTGTTGTGGTATTCCTTCTTTGATATTCGCAGCAGCAAAAGATGCATGGTTGTGGTTGCGTGAACGAAACAACCCACACGGTGGTGCACCGCAACTGCAGCATGATCAGagggaacaacaacaacacaacaGACATGGTGCTGTAGCACTGCAACTGCATGGGAGGGAACAGTACAACAACGACAGACATGGTGCTGCAGCGCTGCAAGTGCATATTGGCGAAAGAGTGCAGATTGCTAGGGTGGGCATGAGAGGTTTACCCTCGGTTAAGAGCTTCCAACGAGGGGTCGACATAGAAAACGGATCACAGTCTGAATGTGCTATTTGCGTGGAAGAGTTCAAGGACGGGGAGTCGGTTCAACCTTTTGGAGTTTGTGTTCATGTCTTTCATGTCTTCTGCATACAGTCTTGGTTGTATGGTGGGAAAACTACTTGCCCGGTTTATCGAAAAGATTTGTCGATTACTATTTGA
- the LOC130747616 gene encoding uncharacterized protein LOC130747616 produces MTTSIVKEILARPIQMADHVSKLADEADQNFRQECAELKGKTERLAGLLRSAARNSSDLYERPTRRIIDDTEQVLDKALTLVMKCRASGLVKRLFTIIPTTAFRKTSQQLENSIGDVQWLLRVSASADERDDEYLGLPPIASNEPILCLIWEQVAILLSGCSLDDRGEAAASLVSLARDNDRYGKLILEEGGVPPLLKLLKEGRGEGQENAARAIGLLGRDPESVEIIVNAGVCSVFAKILKEGHMAVQIMVAWAISELAENHPKCQDHFSQNNAIRLLVSHLAFETIQEHSKYAIPTRQNMASIHSVLMASNATGTDAKTVQEDERNTVSHPMGSQSTSQMHNVVANTLALKGKNNNSDGLGNNENNNYGNNSANASNVSAKHHNQSHVSISGTSIKGREMEDPYTKAQMKAMAARALWKLCRGNVTICRIITESRALLCFAVLLEKGPDEVKLYSAQALMEITAVAENHSELRRSAFKPTSPAARAVVEQFLKIIEKADDDELLVPCIQSVGNLARTFRATETRLVAPLVKLLDERDDPVPMEAATALIKFACTDNYLHETHCTAIIEAGGAKHLIQLVYFGDQNVQIPSLILLCYIALHVPKSETLAQEEVLIVLEWSTKQAHLIGVRAIEELLPEAKSRLELYQSRGTRGFH; encoded by the coding sequence atgaCGACAAGCATCGTGAAGGAGATCCTGGCGAGGCCGATACAGATGGCCGACCATGTCTCAAAGCTCGCGGACGAGGCCGATCAGAATTTCCGCCAGGAATGTGCGGAGCTGAAAGGCAAAACAGAGAGGCTCGCCGGCCTCCTCCGCAGCGCGGCGAGGAACAGCAGCGACCTCTACGAACGCCCGACCCGGCGAATCATTGACGACACGGAGCAAGTCCTCGACAAAGCCCTCACGCTCGTCATGAAATGCCGCGCTAGCGGCCTCGTCAAACGTCTCTTCACCATCATCCCCACCACCGCGTTCCGCAAAACCTCCCAGCAGCTCGAGAATTCCATCGGCGATGTCCAGTGGCTCCTCCGCGTCTCCGCCTCCGCGGACGAGCGTGACGATGAGTACCTCGGCCTCCCCCCAATCGCCTCTAACGAACCCATCCTCTGCTTGATTTGGGAGCAGGTCGCAATCTTGCTCTCAGGGTGTTCGTTAGATGACCGAGGGGAAGCCGCTGCCTCATTAGTCTCTCTCGCCCGCGATAACGACCGATACGGCAAGCTTATCCTCGAAGAAGGTGGTGTTCCGCCGCTTTTGAAGCTTCTCAAGGAAGGGAGAGGGGAAGGTCAAGAGAACGCTGCCCGGGCCATCGGCCTTCTTGGCCGAGACCCGGAGAGCGTGGAGATCATTGTAAATGCTGGAGTTTGCtcagttttcgcgaaaatcctCAAAGAAGGTCACATGGCTGTTCAGATCATGGTGGCGTGGGCGATTTCGGAACTAGCCGAGAATCACCCCAAATGCCAGGACCATTTCTCTCAGAACAATGCAATTCGCTTGCTTGTTAGCCATCTCGCATTTGAAACCATTCAAGAACACAGCAAGTATGCAATTCCAACTAGACAGAACatggcttcaattcattctgTTCTAATGGCAAGCAATGCCACCGGCACTGACGCGAAAACAGTTCAAGAAGATGAAAGGAACACGGTTTCTCACCCAATGGGGAGCCAATCCACCAGCCAAATGCACAATGTGGTTGCAAACACATTGGCCTTGAAAGGCAAGAATAATAATTCTGATGGATTAGGAAACAATGAAAACAACAACTATGGAAACAACAGTGCTAATGCTAGCAATGTTAGTGCAAAACACCACAACCAGTCACATGTTTCTATATCAGGAACAAGTATTAAAGGGAGGGAAATGGAAGATCCATACACAAAGGCGCAGATGAAGGCCATGGCGGCGAGAGCACTGTGGAAGCTATGCAGGGGAAATGTCACAATCTGCCGCATCATTACTGAATCAAGAGCGCTTCTGTGCTTTGCTGTTCTCTTGGAGAAAGGTCCAGATGAGGTCAAGCTTTACTCAGCGCAGGCTCTGATGGAAATCACTGCTGTGGCGGAGAATCACTCAGAGCTGCGGCGCTCCGCCTTCAAACCAACCTCTCCTGCTGCCAGAGCGGTGGTGGAACAGTTCCTCAAGATCATTGAGAAGgctgatgatgatgaactgCTCGTGCCTTGTATTCAATCCGTCGGTAACTTGGCGAGAACTTTCAGAGCAACTGAAACAAGGTTGGTTGCTCCTCTAGTGAAGCTTCTGGACGAAAGAGACGATCCTGTTCCCATGGAAGCAGCGACTGCCTTGATCAAATTCGCCTGCACTGATAACTACCTCCATGAAACTCACTGCACCGCGATTATAGAAGCTGGTGGTGCAAAGCATTTGATTCAGCTTGTTTACTTTGGGGATCAAAATGTGCAAATCCCTTCTTTAATTCTTCTTTGTTACATAGCTCTGCATGTTCCAAAGAGTGAGACTCTGGCTCAAGAAGAGGTGCTGATAGTTCTTGAATGGTCCACAAAGCAAGCGCATCTAATAGGAGTTCGTGCCATTGAAGAACTGTTACCAGAAGCTAAGAGTAGATTGGAACTCTATCAGTCAAGAGGTACCAGGGGATTTCACTGA
- the LOC130747617 gene encoding mediator of RNA polymerase II transcription subunit 32, with the protein MDSVVDSLNNAYQDFVAAAATVLEAKENASALKTTATDTALENFKQKWELFRVACDQAEEFVESVKQRIGSECLVDEATGYVGGKPGQATTGLPPISAVRLEQMSKAVRWLVIELQHGSGSGSANSALSHPSAPFDARFSEDAAQ; encoded by the coding sequence ATGGACAGCGTAGTTGATTCTCTAAATAATGCCTATCAAGATTTTGTTGCTGCAGCCGCAACCGTATTAGAAGCCAAAGAAAATGCCAGTGCCCTTAAAACAACAGCAACAGATACTGCTCTTGAAAACTTCAAACAGAAGTGGGAATTGTTTAGAGTAGCATGTGATCAAGCTGAGGAGTTTGTGGAGTCTGTGAAGCAAAGGATAGGATCAGAGTGTCTGGTTGATGAGGCGACAGGGTATGTGGGCGGAAAACCAGGACAAGCTACCACTGGTCTTCCACCCATCAGTGCAGTTCGCTTGGAACAAATGAGTAAAGCTGTTCGGTGGCTTGTGATTGAATTGCAGCATGGATCTGGATCTGGTTCTGCTAATTCAGCTCTTTCCCATCCCTCAGCTCCTTTTGATGCCAGGTTCTCCGAAGATGCTGCTCAATAG
- the LOC130745055 gene encoding chaperone protein dnaJ 11, chloroplastic-like: MGSLYEVLGISTGASCLEIKTAYRKLARTCHPDVVAINQKESSANQFMMIHLAYSTLSDPNKRAQYDIEIYGHRRPTSVISMSARNKTSSRAGRRWETDQCW, from the coding sequence ATGGGTTCCCTCTATGAGGTGCTGGGAATTTCAACTGGTGCAAGCTGCCTTGAGATAAAGACAGCTTACAGGAAGCTTGCGAGGACGTGCCACCCTGATGTTGTGGCCATAAATCAGAAGGAAAGCTCAGCGAACCAGTTCATGATGATCCACTTAGCTTACTCAACATTGTCTGACCCAAATAAGCGTGCTCAATATGATATAGAAATCTATGGACACAGAAGGCCAACAAGTGTAATTTCTATGTCAGCAAGAAATAAGACATCTTCACGTGCAGGAAGGAGATGGGAAACAGACCAATGCTGGTAG